The following nucleotide sequence is from Coleofasciculaceae cyanobacterium.
TCAGCTAGAGACTTCTCTTTTTTACTGCCATCAGCGTTTCTTAACTTTGAATAAATATTGGGAGGTAATCCACCATCAATCAAAGCCAATAAAGCTACCTTTTGTCGCTGCTCTACGAGTTGTCGTGCCATTTCAAAAGCGACAATACCACCAAAACATCTTCCTCCCAGATAATAAGGACCGACAGGTTGAATTGTTTGGATTTCCTGAATATAGTGTGCCGCCATATCTTCTACTCGTTCATGGGGAGTCGTTTCTGCTTCTAAGCCCAGTGGTTGAGGAACATAAAAAGGCTGATCTGCACCCAGATGATGTACTAAATTGGCAAATCCTAAGAGGCTATTTCCAGCAGGAGGAATACAAAATAAAATCGGACGAGAATTTCCTGGTTGTGGGGGATTTAACCAAGAGCTAGCATTAGTATTCCCTTCTTGGCCGATTAGTTTGGCTAACTTTTCAATTGTTGGTGCTTGTAGCAAAGCAGATAGGGGTAACTTCTTGCCAAAAGAGCGATCGATTTCCGCAATTAAGCGAAATGCCAGTAGGGAACTGCCTCCCACCTCAAAAAAGTTATCTTGAAGCTGAATCTGTGGGATGTCTAAAATTTCTGACCAGAGCTTAGTAAGTCTTAATTCTAAGGCATTTCTCGGCTTGAGATTAGTGGCTTGAGATTTGGCTCGCTCGGGAGACAAACGATTTGCTTGTTTAGCTCGTAGTTGCTGGCGATCGCGTTTATTGAAGATTAATAAAGAATCAATAGGTTGCGTAGGATCGGCTACAATTTTTTCCAGCACTGTTTGCCAATGCCCTGCCATGGTTGCGATCGACGGAGATGAAAATAGATCGCTATTGTATTTCCAAACTCCAATTAGTCGATCGCGATCCTCCGTCAAAGACAGCGATAAATCAAAATCAGCCGTACCGTTATCGCTCTCTAATTGTTCAACAGTTAAACCAGATAGAGTTGGCGTACTGCTTGCGTTATTTTGGAGAACAAACATAACTTGAGATAGGGAAATTTGTCCCAGCCCCAAATCTTGGACTAGCTGTTGTAGCGGAAAATCTTGGTGAGCATAAGCCCCAGTTACAGTTTTACTTACTCGACCTAGTAATTCCTGAAAACTAGGATCGCCAGATAAGTCACTCCGCAGAATCAGGAGGTTAACCAAGTAACCCATAAGCTGTTTGAGTTCTGGGCGATTACGGTTGGCAATAGGAGTACAGACAAAAAGATTATCTTGCTCGGTATAGACATGAAGCAGAATCTTAAACGTAGTTAATAAAGTAGCAAAAAGAGTTGCACCAGATTGATAACTAAGCTGTTTTAGCTTATCAGTGAGTGAGGGAGAGAGAGTTAACTTATAGGTAGAGCTTTTACGGGTCGGTAGGGCTGGCGCAGGATAGTCTGTCGGTAAGGCTAATTCTTGAAGATTTGTGCCAAGTTTTGCTTGCCAATAAGAATTTAATGCGGCTAAAAAATCATTTTGTAACCACTGGCGTTGCCAAACTGCAAAATCAGCATACTGGACCGATAATTCTGGTAGAGATGAAGATTTACGCGCGGCAAAAGATTCGTAGAGTGCCGCTAATTCTCGCCAAAAAATTCCTTCAGACCAACCATCAAAGGCAATATGGTGAACGGTTATCAGTAATAGATGTTCTGTGGGTTCAAGCTGAACTAGACAAGCCCTTAAAAGATATCCACTGGTGAGATCGAAGGGTTGTCGAGCAACTTCTTGAATAAGCCGTGCGATCGCCGTTTCTCGTTCTTGGGAAATTAGCGATGATGGCAGTTGCTTTACGGTCAAACTCCAGTCGTCCTCAGTCTCAGTAACTATTTGAACTGGATAATTATCCACGGTAGCAAATTGGGTTCTTAAAGCTTGCTGGCGACGTAAGATTTCTTTAAAACTTTGTTCTAGGGCTGTAATATTAAGCTGACCTTGCAAACGGAGTGCGAAGGGAATATTATAAGCCGTACTTTCCGAGGATAGTTGTTCGAGCAACCAGAGCCTTTCTTGGTTAAAAGATAGGGGTAAATCGCGATCGCGATCGACAGGCACTAATGGTGGTGCTTGATTTTGCAGACCAATAATAGTTTTAATCGCTTGCCAAAGATCGTTTGGTGCTTCGAGTTTAGTCTCGGCAAGCGCGATCGCCTTGTTGTTCTGAGCTGTTGATGAGATGCTAGGCAATTCGGTTTCTATAGGTTTCATTGTTTATTACTTATTACCAATTTCTGCTGTGTAGTGGAACTAGATTTCTTACTCGATCTCTTGCTTTTTCTCAATTAATTCGACAATTTTGGCAACAGTTTGAAAATTATCAAAGCTAATTTCATCACTTTCAAACTTGACATCAAAAGCATCTTGCAAGCTAAAAATGAGAGACATAGCATTAATTGAATCTAGTCCCAGACTAAAAATATCGCATTCATCTGAGAGATTTTGCCCCTCAACATTTGGTAATAACTCTAAAATTACATTTTGAGTTTTTTGTTTTAATTCTTCAACAGTCATAGTTTTCATCGTGCTTGGCAAATATTAAATGTTTTGTAAAGTAAGTAAGTAAGTAAGTAAGTAAGTAAGCAAAAATTGCTGCTAATTCTATTACTTTCGCTGTTTAAAGAGCTAGCAATTTCTATCCTTTTGTAGTTAGCAAATTGCGGACGGGTATCCCAGACACAACCGTTCCACAGGAGTAAATAGTAATGTTTCTATCTGTATTGAGTCGCTCGTAAGCAGACAAAATAATTTTTTCGGTATCTGACCAACCTATGCATTTATCGGTCACGGAAACACCATATTTCAATTCTTCTAAATTTCGAGGAATCTTCTGATTACCTTCAAACAAATTAGATTCCAGCATCATGCCAACTATCGATTGATTGCCATCGGCTATTTGTTGCAGAATATTCTCCAGCACCGAAGCCTGTAATTGATGGTTTTTACTAGAGTTTCCATGGCTGCAATCAATGACGATCTTCTGAGGCAAACTGAGAGCTGCTAATTGATTTTCTGCCCTCGTTACCGTCGCAGCATCAAAATTAGAGGCGCGATCGCTGCCTCGCAAAATAAGATGACCGTAATGATTACCTTTAGTTTTAAACGTGCTGACTTGCCCTTGGCGACCGAGTCCGAGAAAATTGTGAGGCATCCTGGAAGATTGAATGGCGTTTAAAGCCACTTGAAAGTTGCCATCAGTATTGTTTTTAAACCCGACTGGCATAGACAGCCCACTAGCCATTTCCCGATGAGTTTGCGATTCAATTGTCCTCGCGCCAATTGCCGACCAAGAAATTAACTCGGCTAGATACTGAGGGGTTATGGGATCTAAGGCTTCGGTAGCAGCAGGTAGACCGATTTCGGCAATTTTAATGAGTAAATTACGTGCCGTAAATAGACCTTTGTGCACATTAAAAGAATCATCTAGATCGGGGTCGTTAATTAATCCTTTCCAGCCTACAGTTGTCCTGGGTTTTTCAAAATAAACCCTCATCACAATCAACAATTTATCTTTAACTTTTTGAGCCAAGGCTTTTAGCTTTTGAGCATAATGTTGCGCTCCTTCTGGATCGTGAATCGAACATGGGCCGACAATCATAAATTTTCTGGTGTCTTTTCCCTCAAGAATATTTTGTAATTCTTGCCTTCCTTGCAAAACCGTCTTAGCAGCAGCTTGGGTTAAAGGTAACTGATTTTTGAGTTGAACTGGGGTCAATAAAGCTCTAGAGGATTCGATGTTGACATCTAGTATGGCTTCGATATTCATAACTTATTACTTTTAAACCAGAGCTTTGCGCAGAATTTTGCCTAGTGGACTTTTGGGAATTTCTTCGCGGAATTCGATAATTCTGGGTACTTTAAATTCAGCCAATCTGGCTTTGCAGTAGGCGGAGATTTCTTTGGCATCACACTGTTGCGAACCTTCGGTAACGATGACTGCTTTAATTATTTCTCCAGCAAAAAAGCCTTTAACACCAACGACAACTGCTTCTTTGATGTTCGCGTGAGTAATCAAAACATCTTCTATTTCAATTGGATCGACCTTACGACCTCCCGTATCAATTAAGATTTTCTTTCTGCCAGTAATATAAAGATGACCAGACTCATCGATTTTCCCTAAGTCACCAGTAAAAAATGCTCTATCTTTAAAGGTTTGTTGATTGAGTTCTGGCATATTGTGGTATTCACTGGTTAGTGTCTCGCTTTTAATCACGATTTCGCCAATTTCTCCTACGGGCAATTGAGTTTCGCGATCGCCGATAATTTTAAGTTCGACATTTTGCATCGGACGACCAACCGAACCATAAGGTTTATCTGAATCTTCTAAGTCGATCGCCACCGAACCTGCTTCTGTGCAACCATAAAGTTGTTTGATAGAGATGCCAAATCTTGCCCGAAATCGTTCATAAATATCCTGAGAGAGAAAATTACCAGCAGAGAAGCATAGTCTTAAAGAGCTTAAATCGGCTTGAGTATCGGTCGGTGTTTCTGCCAAAGTATTAAAGATATAAGGTACTGCTGGCAAAATAGTAATTTGCTCTTGTTCGATTAGCTCTAAGACTCTCAAACGTCTAAAAATAAAGGGAACTTCCACTGGCGTTCCCTGTTGCCGAAACTGCTCTAAAATAACTAAAGTCGCTCCGTTATCAATAGAAGCAAGCAAGCAATTTCCCAAGCCATGAGCGTGATACATGGGAACTAAACATAAAATATTGTCTGCTGAAGTTATTTTGGCGGTTTGCGTAAAATTATTAACCTCATGGTATAAATTGTATTGAGTTCTGCCTACTCTTTTGGGTCGGCCTGTAGAACCTGAAGAATATTGATACAAGAAATTTTCCCCAGCCAAAACGATATTGTCTTCGATTTTGGTTTCTTCAGGCAAGATGAGATCGTAAAAATAAGTTGAAGAGGGATTAGCCCCATCAATCGTAATTAACTCGATTTGTCGCTCTGATTTTGAAATAATCTGGTGGCAAAGGTCGGCTCTTATAGTATCGGTAATAATTACTTGGGCATCACTATCATTGATATAGTAACTAAGCTCTTCTTCCTTAAATAGATGGTTTAATGGCAAGAAAATAGCATTTAGTTTGGCAGCAGCATAAAAGCTAACCACAAATTCGCTGCAGTTGGGCAAGACAACCGCAACACAGTCACAGTGAGAGATCCCTAAAGAGCTAAGACCTTTACTAAAGCCTTTAATTCGATCGTATAGCTCTTGATAGGCAATATTCGAGCGATCGTCAACAATAGCAGTCTTTTTAGGATATTTTTGGACAATCTTAGCCAAATTTTGTTCTAGCATATTTAACCTTTAACTACTGTACGGGCGAACGGTCGTTCGCCCCTAAATACTAATCAACATCAACCCATGTACTGATTCAAAACCCCGATTGAAAATAACTTGCGGGAAATTTTTCAGTAATCGTCATAATCGGCTGACCTTGAGAAAAGACGCGATAAGTGCGCGAAAAAATCTTATCTTCTGGTTTGAGTGGAAAATAAGCTAATAGTTGCTCCGCAGTTTCTTCAGCAGTATCGATTATTTCCTTGAATGTTTCCAGCTTGTGTTCCAACCAAAGTCTACCTAGGGGAGTTTTTGAATGTAACAATTCATTTTTAAACTTTTCGTCTAATCTTTCAATAACTAGAATTGATTCGGCATAAATAAAATTTTTGCGGCTGATTTTCCCTTGAAGTAAGACTTTTCGTTCGATTACTTCGCTACCCTGTTTTACTGCTAATGGCGCAATATTTTGGGTAATGGAAACTATTCCTTCAGAAAGTTTAACTATCCGAATTTTTTCAAATAAATAGGCTTCTAATATTTCGGTTAGCGTTCCATCAGTGGTCAGCACAATACGTTGCAGGGTACTTAGTTCTGACGGATTGATATGATTGCGGATTAAGGATTGATTTAAATCCTGACGCATCGTATCATTTTGATTTGCTGTGGTGGTAATCGTTTGAGCTGACATCTTTGTAATTCTCCTAAAGCTGTAAATCTTTTGAATTGAGGGAAAAACTAGGCGACAATCGTAATCTGTTCTGGGCTAAGAGAAGGTATGTTAGACAATATGGCAATTTCAGAGGCAACAATCGAGCCACTACCATCAGGATCGAAACTAAGTAGACCAGTATCAGTTTCGTAGAAAAAACTAGCCCCAGTTGCCAAAGAGTAAGAATTTGTACTACTAATAAAGTCTCCAGTTTCCGAATCGACTTCTGTTAAGTTTGTGCCAGCAACTAAGCCACCATCAAAACCAGAAGCGGAGAATAACAGGCGATCGCCGATGCTAAAATCTGTGATGGTATCAATCTCTAAATCGAGATTTTCATAAACGAAGCTATCTGCACCTTCACCACCACTTAAAGAATCTGCGCCACCATTACCAAACAAAATATTTGCCTGCTCGTTACCTGTTAAGCGATCGCTATATGCCGTCCCCGTAATGTGGTTGACTCCAGTGAGGGTAACTTGCCCTACCAGAGAGTCATACCAAGCATTACCGATCTCTTGATATCCCGCAGCATTGGGATGGATTCCGTCAGCTATTAGATCGTCGAGATTTAGCGCTCCGCCACCGTTGACGTAGGTTACTTGTGAACCCTGCTGTTGGGCTAGTTCTGGTAACTCTAGGTTAACTTCTTTGACAATACTGGCTCGCAGTTCGCCCCTAAATGCAGGATCGATAGGTGCAATAGAAGAAACCAATATCGGTACATCGGGTAGCTTATCTTGCAGGCGATCGATTAGTCGATTGAGATCTTCAATTACTGTAGCAGCATCATCAGAGTGCAAGATATCGTTAGTTCCTGCCATCACCAGCACGACATCAGGTTGATAGTTTTTTAATAACCCGCCCTCTACTAACCCTGTCAGCTGATCAATCGTCCATCCTGGGTGTCCTTCATGTTCTGCATCATCTAGATTAGTCTTATCATTAGTTTTAGAACCGATAAAATCGATACTCAAATCATCAGCAACAAAATTATTCTTTAACTGTATGCGATATGCACCAGGTGTAGGCTCAACGGGGTATTGGCCTGAGGTAATAGAATCCCCAATTGTGAGGATTTTTGGTTGCTCAATGGTTCCATATATCGGAGTAAGTACCCGAGCTGTAGCAAGATTGGCAATAATAACACTGCTACCTTGACTATAGTCAGCAGTGTTATTAAGATCGACAGTTAAGTTGCTAGAAGGATTGTTGAGCGAGATGAGATCGATTGCCATGACAAATATAATTAGAGAAACAACTTAATTAACCTAGAAATTGATTTTCAGCCCTAAGATAGAGCTATTTTCTGAACCCGTTTAGCAACTACGCCAAAATAGGCATCTTGTTCGGCTCTTAGGCGATCGCATAGTCTGCCACTAGGGAGTTCTACATCGTCATAGGTCAGTACAGAATCTTTAGCAACATCTCGCTTGAGACGACAACCTTCAGCTAATCCCATTGGTAATAGATTTTCCGCACGGGCTACATCGTAGTTTTCACACTGTCCGTAGGTCATGTAGTAACCAATTCCATCAAGCTGTTCTCCTGCTTTTAAGTCAATTTTAGCCGTTGTCACCACATCTACTTGAGGTTTACCCAGAGGACTCATCACCGCATCCTGCAATAGAACAACCCTGGCGACAGACAAAGGCACTTCAAAGTGGCAGAGATGATAAGGAGTATAAAAACTATAGAGAGGGCCTTCTCCCAGTTTGTATAAATTGAGATAGTGCTGTTGTTTGGGGTCATCGTGAGTAGCAAACACGTATACGCCAGGACCAGGTTTTGCCCCTACAACATAATCGACAATGCCACCCAACTGTTTGAGCTGCTCGACATCATACATTGAGGTCATTTCATCTACATGACCTTTAAATTCATATCCTAGCATCCCCCGCTTGGCTACCTGCATCCCTGTCGCATTAGCCACGATCGCCTGTTCAAAAGAAATTTTTGTTCCATCGGCAAAACTGGTTACCATGTGGGCTTTTTGTCCCCAACGTCTGGCAAAACCTTCCTGGGTCGTGGGATTGCGATAGGGGTCTTGTAATCCTTTAATGTTGCCGCAGAGCAAGGGAGTGAGTCCGATACTTTTGACAAAGCGGTAGAGGTTCATTTGTACCCCTGGTTGGTCGCCATCGCAGGCACTGATAATGACTCCTGCGCTGTCGGCATAAACCTTGAGAATCGAACCAATAGTGCCATCTAGTTCCGCATTCATCAAAATCACGTGTTTGCGGTTGGCGATCGCCTCCATGACAATTTCGGCTGCATATTCAATCGTCCCAGTCACTTCGATCAAGGCATCAATCTGTTCTGCCTGGCACAAAAGTTTGGGATCTTCGGTAATGGCGTATTTTCCTTGGTTAATTGCCTGTTCTAGTGCAGCAACTGTCTCAACTTCTTCTACTTGTTCGACTCCTGCTTCTGTATAGGCTTTTTTCGCCCCCTCTAGATGGCGATTAGCGATCGCCACTAATTTCATTCCTGGAACTGAGTTGATAATTTGATTGGCAATACCTCGTCCCATAAAACCAGCACCAGTCATTGCCACTCTGACAGGGTTTCGGGCTGCCAAACACTCTTGTAAAGCTCGATCTACAATAATCATGTTAGTTGTTAGTTGTTAGTTGTTAGTTGTTAGTTGTTAGTTGTTAGTTGTTAGTTGTTAGTTGTTAGTTGTTAGTTGTTAGTTGTATTTACCTGTGATTAACAACAGGAGTTTTGAATAAAGACCAGCTAGCATCTTTTTCAGAAATCTCACTAATGGGCAAGGGCCATTGAATTCCTAATGCGGGGTCGTCATAACGTATCCCTCTCTCTTGATTTGGCGTATAAAATTCGCTGACTTGATAGATGATTTCCGTATCATCCGTCAAGGCTTGATAACCATGGGCAAACATCTCAGGAACATATAAAGCGAGATGATTTTCTGCTGTAAGTTCAACACCAATATGCTGTAGATAAGTTTCCGAGTCTGGACGCAAATCGACGATCACATCGTAAATTGCCCCTTTAGTACAGCGAATAAATTTAGTTTCCGTTGCGGGGGGTATTTGATAATGCATCCCTCGCAAAGTTCCTTTACTGTAATTGAAGGATAAATTGCACTGGGCAACTGCTGGTCTTAAGTTATGTGCTTCAAATTCCTTGGCACAAAAGGTGCGACTAAAAAAGCCACGGTGATCTTGCATTGGTTTTAAGGCAATAATGAAAGCACCTTTGAGTTTTGTTTCTCTAAATTCCATAATTTTCTACCTACTTAAAGATTAAATTTTTGAACGGACAAATATACGCACAGCGCGAACTAAATCTTTTGACTACATGCGGAATCACGCCTACGATCGCAAACTAGCGTCAAATACTGTTTGATTTTCAGCAACTAGCCCATCGAAAGTATATTTAAATGCAGCTAATTCCTGAGCCAACTCTTGCTCTACAATGGCTCTAGCTTTGGGGGAATATTGTGCCTGATAGGATTTTTTGCCAGGGGTTTTATTGGTATGAGGTATTGGAATATATTCATCTATTCCTGCCTGACTTAAAATCTGGTTCAAATCGCTTTCTAGACGCTCATAACGAATAACGCAATCGACACCATTGATTAGCGGATAGGCAATATTCCTTTTGACGGAACTTTGGGTAAGTAACAGAGGTTGTTTTCTCAGCCAGTGTTTGAAACCAGATTTGACCCGTTGATCGAGACGTTGGGGAAACAAGATTTTTCTAGATAACCATTTTTCAAAACCTTCTTCTCTGGCTAGCTGAATTTGCTGTTGAACGTTTTGGACATATCTGGCGCGATATGTTGCCCCTACTCTATTGGCTGGGCAATTGGGATCGTCGCTTTGAATCATTTGTTCCCACCAAGAACTTATATATCTTTGGTAAGCACTAGCAAAGCGATCGAAGGGATTACGCACTGTGCCAAATGTCAGATAGGATTTTAATTCTTGTTCAGAAATAAGATTAAATCCAATCAACTGTTTGAGGGTGTTATGCTTTTCCCCGACTAGCTTGTATTTTTTTGCCAGCATGAAATCTTTTTCAGGTAGTTTTTCTCCCCCAAGCTTTTCTATTAATACTTCACTAATCGAAGAACAGCCTGTAGCTGGTACTTGGATA
It contains:
- a CDS encoding condensation domain-containing protein, coding for MKPIETELPSISSTAQNNKAIALAETKLEAPNDLWQAIKTIIGLQNQAPPLVPVDRDRDLPLSFNQERLWLLEQLSSESTAYNIPFALRLQGQLNITALEQSFKEILRRQQALRTQFATVDNYPVQIVTETEDDWSLTVKQLPSSLISQERETAIARLIQEVARQPFDLTSGYLLRACLVQLEPTEHLLLITVHHIAFDGWSEGIFWRELAALYESFAARKSSSLPELSVQYADFAVWQRQWLQNDFLAALNSYWQAKLGTNLQELALPTDYPAPALPTRKSSTYKLTLSPSLTDKLKQLSYQSGATLFATLLTTFKILLHVYTEQDNLFVCTPIANRNRPELKQLMGYLVNLLILRSDLSGDPSFQELLGRVSKTVTGAYAHQDFPLQQLVQDLGLGQISLSQVMFVLQNNASSTPTLSGLTVEQLESDNGTADFDLSLSLTEDRDRLIGVWKYNSDLFSSPSIATMAGHWQTVLEKIVADPTQPIDSLLIFNKRDRQQLRAKQANRLSPERAKSQATNLKPRNALELRLTKLWSEILDIPQIQLQDNFFEVGGSSLLAFRLIAEIDRSFGKKLPLSALLQAPTIEKLAKLIGQEGNTNASSWLNPPQPGNSRPILFCIPPAGNSLLGFANLVHHLGADQPFYVPQPLGLEAETTPHERVEDMAAHYIQEIQTIQPVGPYYLGGRCFGGIVAFEMARQLVEQRQKVALLALIDGGLPPNIYSKLRNADGSKKEKSLAEYWQSFAYFCRNGQLLTILQYRYRQQLRKLKARFFPDNTSPDPLMANVRRVFRSHLKARANYMPSSSYPGKITIFASGTLRLDQQDSWNKLATEGIECHFVGGSHGTIDQEPYVGILAAKLRDCLDLKF
- a CDS encoding acyl carrier protein, with the translated sequence MKTMTVEELKQKTQNVILELLPNVEGQNLSDECDIFSLGLDSINAMSLIFSLQDAFDVKFESDEISFDNFQTVAKIVELIEKKQEIE
- a CDS encoding 3-deoxy-7-phosphoheptulonate synthase is translated as MNIEAILDVNIESSRALLTPVQLKNQLPLTQAAAKTVLQGRQELQNILEGKDTRKFMIVGPCSIHDPEGAQHYAQKLKALAQKVKDKLLIVMRVYFEKPRTTVGWKGLINDPDLDDSFNVHKGLFTARNLLIKIAEIGLPAATEALDPITPQYLAELISWSAIGARTIESQTHREMASGLSMPVGFKNNTDGNFQVALNAIQSSRMPHNFLGLGRQGQVSTFKTKGNHYGHLILRGSDRASNFDAATVTRAENQLAALSLPQKIVIDCSHGNSSKNHQLQASVLENILQQIADGNQSIVGMMLESNLFEGNQKIPRNLEELKYGVSVTDKCIGWSDTEKIILSAYERLNTDRNITIYSCGTVVSGIPVRNLLTTKG
- a CDS encoding AMP-binding protein, with product MLEQNLAKIVQKYPKKTAIVDDRSNIAYQELYDRIKGFSKGLSSLGISHCDCVAVVLPNCSEFVVSFYAAAKLNAIFLPLNHLFKEEELSYYINDSDAQVIITDTIRADLCHQIISKSERQIELITIDGANPSSTYFYDLILPEETKIEDNIVLAGENFLYQYSSGSTGRPKRVGRTQYNLYHEVNNFTQTAKITSADNILCLVPMYHAHGLGNCLLASIDNGATLVILEQFRQQGTPVEVPFIFRRLRVLELIEQEQITILPAVPYIFNTLAETPTDTQADLSSLRLCFSAGNFLSQDIYERFRARFGISIKQLYGCTEAGSVAIDLEDSDKPYGSVGRPMQNVELKIIGDRETQLPVGEIGEIVIKSETLTSEYHNMPELNQQTFKDRAFFTGDLGKIDESGHLYITGRKKILIDTGGRKVDPIEIEDVLITHANIKEAVVVGVKGFFAGEIIKAVIVTEGSQQCDAKEISAYCKARLAEFKVPRIIEFREEIPKSPLGKILRKALV
- a CDS encoding chorismate pyruvate-lyase family protein — encoded protein: MSAQTITTTANQNDTMRQDLNQSLIRNHINPSELSTLQRIVLTTDGTLTEILEAYLFEKIRIVKLSEGIVSITQNIAPLAVKQGSEVIERKVLLQGKISRKNFIYAESILVIERLDEKFKNELLHSKTPLGRLWLEHKLETFKEIIDTAEETAEQLLAYFPLKPEDKIFSRTYRVFSQGQPIMTITEKFPASYFQSGF
- a CDS encoding GDSL-type esterase/lipase family protein — encoded protein: MAIDLISLNNPSSNLTVDLNNTADYSQGSSVIIANLATARVLTPIYGTIEQPKILTIGDSITSGQYPVEPTPGAYRIQLKNNFVADDLSIDFIGSKTNDKTNLDDAEHEGHPGWTIDQLTGLVEGGLLKNYQPDVVLVMAGTNDILHSDDAATVIEDLNRLIDRLQDKLPDVPILVSSIAPIDPAFRGELRASIVKEVNLELPELAQQQGSQVTYVNGGGALNLDDLIADGIHPNAAGYQEIGNAWYDSLVGQVTLTGVNHITGTAYSDRLTGNEQANILFGNGGADSLSGGEGADSFVYENLDLEIDTITDFSIGDRLLFSASGFDGGLVAGTNLTEVDSETGDFISSTNSYSLATGASFFYETDTGLLSFDPDGSGSIVASEIAILSNIPSLSPEQITIVA
- a CDS encoding Gfo/Idh/MocA family oxidoreductase, which translates into the protein MIIVDRALQECLAARNPVRVAMTGAGFMGRGIANQIINSVPGMKLVAIANRHLEGAKKAYTEAGVEQVEEVETVAALEQAINQGKYAITEDPKLLCQAEQIDALIEVTGTIEYAAEIVMEAIANRKHVILMNAELDGTIGSILKVYADSAGVIISACDGDQPGVQMNLYRFVKSIGLTPLLCGNIKGLQDPYRNPTTQEGFARRWGQKAHMVTSFADGTKISFEQAIVANATGMQVAKRGMLGYEFKGHVDEMTSMYDVEQLKQLGGIVDYVVGAKPGPGVYVFATHDDPKQQHYLNLYKLGEGPLYSFYTPYHLCHFEVPLSVARVVLLQDAVMSPLGKPQVDVVTTAKIDLKAGEQLDGIGYYMTYGQCENYDVARAENLLPMGLAEGCRLKRDVAKDSVLTYDDVELPSGRLCDRLRAEQDAYFGVVAKRVQKIALS
- the rfbC gene encoding dTDP-4-dehydrorhamnose 3,5-epimerase → MEFRETKLKGAFIIALKPMQDHRGFFSRTFCAKEFEAHNLRPAVAQCNLSFNYSKGTLRGMHYQIPPATETKFIRCTKGAIYDVIVDLRPDSETYLQHIGVELTAENHLALYVPEMFAHGYQALTDDTEIIYQVSEFYTPNQERGIRYDDPALGIQWPLPISEISEKDASWSLFKTPVVNHR
- a CDS encoding sulfotransferase family 2 domain-containing protein, with product MAIICRDYKLLFIQVPATGCSSISEVLIEKLGGEKLPEKDFMLAKKYKLVGEKHNTLKQLIGFNLISEQELKSYLTFGTVRNPFDRFASAYQRYISSWWEQMIQSDDPNCPANRVGATYRARYVQNVQQQIQLAREEGFEKWLSRKILFPQRLDQRVKSGFKHWLRKQPLLLTQSSVKRNIAYPLINGVDCVIRYERLESDLNQILSQAGIDEYIPIPHTNKTPGKKSYQAQYSPKARAIVEQELAQELAAFKYTFDGLVAENQTVFDASLRS